From the Lolium rigidum isolate FL_2022 chromosome 2, APGP_CSIRO_Lrig_0.1, whole genome shotgun sequence genome, one window contains:
- the LOC124690050 gene encoding uncharacterized protein LOC124690050, giving the protein MEDDAAAAAAVSKVLADDDLLAEILLRVGFSTTLVRTAAVCKRWLHHASHKAFLRRFRKLNPPRLLGFYTKINQGAPRFVPMLPPQPPELAAAIRIVGGYRFPAGPDGVMSEGYSLGVDGESLFRYEVSVHDCRNGSVSTMLCGRRRRGYRYESRRSIVMHSPLCPERAIAIDRPLSPHHQHPNYGGSHDCIILSREEKDGGLSHFYVMLENPMVLDITSATNFTAHVFILKDGVWCMLASATTRIDHWRGGIRAVLVDNKIYMVATYIEITVLDLTTSSFFTVEIPQGVGCSMLSRADDASSVYLIGVKEHQLGIWLHKGGSWSIVDTFSLNDMCANLMMSDWVKDTDWTERRITHVGDNAEFVILQRRRAVFYLDTRGRTLRILYEVPKEDEPYDGIIRANPFMMIWPPTFPALKSDPTRCGTEG; this is encoded by the exons ATGGAAGAcgacgcggccgccgccgccgccgtatcCAAGGTGCTCGCCGACGACGACCTCCTCGCCGAGATTCTCCTCCGCGTCGGCTTCTCCACCACCCTCGTCCGCACCGCCGCCGTCTGCAAGCGATGGCTCCACCACGCCTCCCACAAGGCCTTCCTCCGCCGTTTCCGTAAGCTCAACCCACCTCGCCTCCTCGGTTTCTACACCAAGATAAATCAAGGGGCTCCACGCTTCGTGCCTATGCTTCCTCCCCAGCCCCCCGAGCTGGCCGCCGCCATCCGCATCGTCGGGGGCTACCGCTTCCCCGCAGGCCCCGACGGAGTAATGTCTGAGGGCTACAGCTTAGGCGTGGACGGAGAGTCATTGTTCCGTTACGAAGTATCGGTCCACGACTGCCGGAACGGCAGCGTCTCCACCATGCTGTGCGGCAGAAGAAGGCGTGGATATCGATATGAATCGAGACGCAGCATTGTAATGCACAGCCCACTTTGCCCCGAGAGAGCCATAGCCATTGACCGACCACTCTCACCCCACCACCAGCACCCCAACTACGGCGGTTCTCATGACTGTATAATACTCTCCAGAGAAGAAAAGGACGGCGGTTTATCTCACTTTTATGTGATGCTGGAGAACCCCATGGTGTTGGATATAACATCTGCAACAAATTTTACGGCACACGTGTTCATCTTGAAAGATGGAGTCTGGTGCATGCTTGCCTCGGCCACGACACGGATCGACCATTGGCGGGGGGGCATACGAGCTGTGCTCGTCGACAATAAAATCTACATGGTGGCCACCTACATAGAAATCACCGTCTTGGATTTGACGACCTCAAGTTTTTTCACAGTTGAAATCCCACAGGGAGTGGGATGTTCCATGTTATCACGGGCTGATGATGCTTCCAGCGTGTATCTCATCGGGGTGAAAGAACATCAACTTGGCATATGGCTCCACAAGGGGGGCAGCTGGTCGATCGTGGATACCTTTTCTCTGAATGACATGTGTGCAAATCTAATGATGTCAGACTGGGTTAAGGATACTGATTGGACTGAACGTCGGATAACCCACGTGGGGGACAACGCTGAGTTTGTCATCTTGCAAAGGCGTCGAGCCGTGTTCTATCTGGATACGAGGGGCAGGACACTGCGTATATTGTATGAGGTGCCAAAAGAAGATGAACCGTACGATGGCATTATTAGAGCAAATCCTTTTATGATGATCTGGCCTCCCACATTCCCTGCTCTAAAGTCTGATCCTACCAG GTGTGGCACGGAAGGATGA